A stretch of Mustela nigripes isolate SB6536 chromosome 6, MUSNIG.SB6536, whole genome shotgun sequence DNA encodes these proteins:
- the LOC132020873 gene encoding LOW QUALITY PROTEIN: large ribosomal subunit protein uL1-like (The sequence of the model RefSeq protein was modified relative to this genomic sequence to represent the inferred CDS: substituted 1 base at 1 genomic stop codon) — protein MSSKVSRDTLYEAVREVLHGNQRKRRKFLETVELQISLKNYDPQKDKRFSGTVRLKSTPRPKFSMCVLGDQXHCDEAKAVDIPHMDIEALKKLNKNKKLVKKLAKKYDAFLASESLIKQIPRILGPGLNKAGKFPSLLTHNENMVAKVDEVKSTIKFQMKKVLCLAVAVGHVKMTDDELVYNIHLAVNFLVSLLKKNWQNVRALYIKSTMGKPQRLY, from the coding sequence ATGAGCAGCAAAGTGTCCCGCGACACCCTGTACGAGGCGGTGCGGGAAGTCCTGCACGGGAACCAGCGCAAGCGCCGGAAGTTTTTGGAGACGGTGGAGCTGCAGATCAGCCTGAAGAACTACGACCCTCAGAAGGACAAACGCTTCTCGGGCACCGTCAGGCTTAAGTCCACTCCCCGCCCCAAGTTCTCCATGTGTGTTTTGGGGGACCAGTAGCACTGTGATGAGGCCAAGGCAGTGGATATTCCCCACATGGACATTGAGGCACTGAAGAAACTCAACAAGAATAAGAAGTTAGTCAAGAAGCTGGCCAAGAAGTATGATGCCTTTTTGGCTTCAGAATCTCTGATCAAGCAGATCCCACGAATCCTGGGCCCAGGCCTGAATAAGGCTGGCAAGTTTCCTTCCTTGCTGACCCACAATGAGAACATGGTGGCCAAAGTGGATGAAGTGAAGTCTACCATCAAATTCCAGATGAAGAAGGTGCTGTGTCTAGCAGTGGCTGTTGGCCACGTGAAGATGACAGATGATGAGCTCGTGTACAACATCCACTTAGCAGTCAATTTCCTGGTGTCCTTGCTCAAGAAGAATTGGCAGAACGTCCGGGCTTTGTACATCAAGAGCACCATGGGCAAGCCCCAGCGCCTGTACTAA